The following proteins are co-located in the Spinactinospora alkalitolerans genome:
- a CDS encoding MarR family winged helix-turn-helix transcriptional regulator, which produces MTSQPSEGGVREIRDDDLITAWGLFHEALSATGPVLLRGIDPCGKDMSGPWFEVLIRLQRSPDHRLPMSQLAREVSLSSGGFTKLADRLERHGYLVRQSCPSDRRVTYAALTPEGLELAEQARSKHIALLREHVLGTLGAEGLRQFARQARMLRDHSREQAAD; this is translated from the coding sequence ATGACATCGCAACCGAGTGAAGGCGGCGTCCGGGAGATCCGCGACGACGACCTGATCACCGCCTGGGGCCTGTTCCACGAGGCGCTCAGCGCCACCGGGCCCGTCCTGCTGCGCGGCATCGACCCGTGCGGCAAGGACATGTCGGGCCCCTGGTTCGAGGTGCTGATCAGACTGCAGCGCTCGCCCGACCACCGGCTGCCCATGAGCCAGCTCGCCCGCGAGGTCTCCCTGAGCAGCGGCGGCTTCACCAAGCTCGCCGACCGCCTGGAGCGCCACGGCTACCTGGTCCGCCAGTCCTGCCCGTCGGACCGGCGGGTCACCTACGCCGCGCTGACCCCCGAAGGGCTGGAGCTGGCGGAGCAGGCGCGCTCCAAGCACATCGCCCTGCTGCGCGAACACGTGCTGGGCACGCTCGGCGCCGAAGGACTGCGCCAGTTCGCCCGGCAGGCCAGGATGCTGCGCGACCACTCCCGCGAGCAGGCCGCCGACTAA
- a CDS encoding NAD(P)/FAD-dependent oxidoreductase, with product MKLVASAAEMRAVPRSPHFRNGGVSFWYRQAGLPARRPALPGSADYDVCIVGGGYTGLWTAYYLKKARPDLRIAVLEREFAGFGASGRNGGWLSAEFAGSRERYAESHGKGAMIALQRAMMASVDEVIEVAREEGIEADIVKGGMRLVATNPAQKARLLEEVGHLQEWGYWPEDIYLLEHDHEPRLRVDGTVAAAYSPHAARIQPAKLALGLAAAAERLGVEVFEDTAVTEIRPRDGATAPAAVTEHGTVSAEHVIRATEGFTASLNGQRRQWLPMNSSMIVTEPLSPETWKHIGWEGREVLGDAAHAYVYAQRTADDRIAIGGRGVPYRFGSGHDDNGATQPQAIAELWRALARLFPAASEAPIAHAWSGVLGVPRDWCPTVRLDHADGLGWAGGYVGSGVTTSNLAGRTLRDLLLRRETELTRLPWVGRRVRGWEPEPLRWVGTQVIYGLYRTADRREADRVSHTSTLARMAGRIAGR from the coding sequence ATGAAACTCGTCGCCAGCGCCGCCGAGATGCGGGCCGTTCCCCGCTCACCGCACTTCCGCAACGGCGGCGTGTCGTTCTGGTACCGGCAGGCGGGCCTGCCCGCACGCCGCCCCGCGCTCCCCGGATCGGCCGACTACGACGTGTGCATCGTCGGCGGCGGCTACACCGGCCTGTGGACCGCCTACTACCTCAAGAAGGCCCGACCCGACCTGCGCATCGCCGTCCTGGAGCGGGAGTTCGCCGGTTTCGGCGCCTCCGGGCGCAACGGCGGCTGGCTGTCCGCGGAGTTCGCCGGCTCCAGGGAGCGCTACGCCGAGTCGCACGGCAAGGGCGCGATGATCGCGCTGCAGCGGGCCATGATGGCCTCCGTCGACGAGGTCATCGAGGTCGCGCGGGAGGAGGGGATCGAGGCCGACATCGTCAAGGGAGGCATGCGCCTGGTCGCCACCAACCCGGCGCAGAAGGCCCGCCTGCTCGAGGAGGTCGGCCACCTGCAGGAGTGGGGCTACTGGCCCGAGGACATCTACCTGCTCGAACACGACCACGAGCCCCGCCTGCGCGTCGACGGCACCGTGGCCGCCGCCTACAGCCCGCACGCCGCCCGCATCCAGCCGGCCAAACTCGCCCTCGGGCTCGCCGCGGCGGCGGAGCGGCTCGGCGTCGAGGTCTTCGAGGACACCGCCGTCACCGAGATCCGGCCGCGCGACGGCGCGACCGCCCCCGCGGCCGTGACCGAGCACGGCACGGTCAGCGCCGAACACGTCATCCGCGCGACCGAGGGATTCACCGCCTCCCTGAACGGGCAGCGCCGCCAGTGGCTGCCGATGAACAGTTCGATGATCGTGACGGAGCCGCTGAGCCCGGAGACCTGGAAGCACATCGGCTGGGAGGGCCGGGAGGTCCTCGGCGACGCCGCGCACGCCTACGTCTACGCCCAGCGCACCGCCGACGACCGCATCGCCATCGGCGGCCGCGGCGTGCCCTACCGCTTCGGATCGGGCCACGACGACAACGGCGCCACCCAGCCCCAGGCCATCGCCGAGTTGTGGCGCGCCCTGGCCCGGCTCTTCCCCGCGGCCTCCGAAGCCCCGATCGCGCACGCCTGGTCGGGCGTCCTCGGGGTGCCCCGCGACTGGTGCCCGACCGTGCGCCTGGACCACGCCGACGGACTCGGCTGGGCCGGCGGCTACGTCGGCAGCGGAGTCACCACCTCGAACCTGGCCGGGCGCACCCTGCGCGACCTCCTGCTGCGCCGCGAGACCGAGCTGACCCGGCTGCCGTGGGTCGGCCGCAGGGTACGCGGCTGGGAGCCCGAGCCGCTGCGCTGGGTCGGCACCCAGGTGATCTACGGCCTCTACCGCACCGCCGACCGCAGGGAGGCCGACCGCGTCTCCCACACCTCCACCCTGGCCCGGATGGCCGGAAGGATCGCGGGACGCTGA
- a CDS encoding acetylornithine transaminase yields the protein MGATEELQARFDAALMPTYGTPPIALARGEGRYVWDVDGRRYLDLIAGIAVSALGHGHPALTEAVSAQVARLAHTSNLFLHEGEVELAERLIGLLGGAGEGARVFFTNSGTEANEAALKLVKRAAGPGRDHIVAAASGFHGRSLGALALTGKAAIREPFGPFGLDVRFVPYGDAAALREAVTDSCIAVFVEPTQGEAGVVVPPRDYLRDVRAACDAAGAALVLDEIQSGVGRTGHWFAHQGAGVVPDVLTLAKGLGGGLPIGACVGFGDHATAFAKGDHGSTFGGNPVAVAAALAVLDTIESEKLLANAVELGELLAERVRAIGHPLVAEVRGAGLWRAIRLSQQAAAEVQARAAAHGLLVNAVAPDVIRIAPPLTITRAEIEEFTGALPAVLDEAAAGREASG from the coding sequence ATGGGCGCGACCGAGGAACTGCAGGCGCGCTTCGACGCCGCCCTGATGCCCACCTACGGCACGCCGCCGATCGCGCTCGCGCGCGGCGAGGGCCGGTACGTCTGGGACGTCGACGGCCGGCGCTACCTCGACCTCATCGCCGGCATCGCCGTCTCCGCGCTCGGCCACGGCCACCCCGCGCTGACCGAGGCGGTCTCGGCGCAGGTCGCCAGGCTCGCCCACACCAGCAACCTCTTCCTGCACGAGGGCGAGGTCGAGCTCGCCGAACGGCTCATCGGCCTGCTCGGCGGCGCGGGCGAGGGCGCTCGGGTCTTCTTCACCAACTCCGGCACCGAGGCCAACGAGGCGGCGCTCAAGCTGGTCAAGCGGGCCGCCGGGCCCGGCCGCGACCACATCGTCGCGGCCGCGTCCGGCTTCCACGGCCGCAGCCTCGGCGCGCTCGCCCTCACCGGCAAGGCCGCCATCAGGGAGCCGTTCGGACCCTTCGGCCTGGACGTGCGGTTCGTCCCCTACGGCGACGCCGCGGCGCTGCGCGAGGCCGTCACCGACTCCTGCATCGCGGTGTTCGTCGAACCCACCCAGGGCGAGGCCGGCGTGGTCGTCCCGCCGCGGGACTACCTGCGCGACGTCCGCGCCGCCTGCGACGCCGCCGGGGCCGCCCTCGTCCTCGACGAGATCCAGAGCGGCGTCGGCCGCACCGGCCACTGGTTCGCGCACCAGGGCGCCGGCGTCGTCCCCGACGTGCTGACCCTCGCCAAGGGGCTGGGAGGCGGCCTGCCGATCGGCGCCTGCGTGGGCTTCGGCGACCACGCGACCGCGTTCGCCAAGGGCGACCACGGTTCCACCTTCGGCGGCAACCCGGTCGCCGTCGCCGCGGCGCTGGCCGTCCTCGACACCATCGAGAGCGAGAAGCTGCTGGCCAACGCCGTCGAGCTCGGCGAGCTGCTGGCCGAACGCGTCCGCGCCATCGGCCACCCGCTGGTCGCCGAGGTCCGCGGGGCCGGGCTGTGGCGCGCGATCCGGCTGTCGCAGCAGGCCGCGGCGGAGGTGCAGGCCCGCGCGGCCGCGCACGGCCTCCTCGTCAACGCCGTCGCCCCCGACGTCATCCGGATCGCTCCGCCGCTGACGATCACGCGCGCCGAGATCGAGGAGTTCACCGGCGCGCTGCCCGCCGTCCTCGACGAGGCCGCCGCCGGACGGGAGGCGTCCGGATGA
- a CDS encoding argininosuccinate synthase, which translates to MTERVVLAYSGGLDTSVAIGWIAEETGAEVVAVAIDCGQGGEDLDVIRQRALDCGAVEAVVADAKDEFATEYCVPALQANALYMDRYPLVSALSRPLIVKHLADAARYHNATMVSHGCTGKGNDQVRFEAGLAALFPELKVLAPVRDSGMTRDKAIAFAEEKGLPIDVSKKSPYSIDQNLFGRAVETGFLEDIWNGPIEDVYSYTENPAEPREADELVITFTAGVPTAIDGKELTPLQIIEEMNRRAGAQGVGRIDMVEDRLVGIKSREVYEAPGAIALIAAHQELENVTVERELARFKRGVDQRWGELVYDGLWFSPLKKALDGFVTEANQHVSGDVRMVLHGGRAVATGRRSEASLYDYELATYDTGDRYDQSLARGFIDVWSMPAKIASLRDQKLG; encoded by the coding sequence ATGACCGAACGGGTCGTACTCGCATACTCCGGGGGCCTGGACACCTCCGTCGCCATCGGCTGGATCGCCGAGGAGACCGGCGCCGAGGTCGTGGCCGTGGCCATCGACTGCGGCCAGGGCGGCGAGGACCTCGACGTCATCCGCCAGCGGGCGCTGGACTGCGGTGCCGTCGAGGCCGTCGTGGCCGACGCCAAGGACGAGTTCGCCACGGAGTACTGCGTCCCCGCGCTGCAGGCCAACGCCCTCTACATGGACCGCTACCCGCTGGTTTCGGCGCTGTCGCGGCCGCTGATCGTCAAGCACCTGGCCGACGCCGCCCGCTACCACAACGCGACCATGGTCTCCCACGGCTGCACCGGCAAGGGCAACGACCAGGTCCGCTTCGAGGCCGGCCTGGCCGCGCTCTTCCCCGAGCTGAAGGTCCTCGCGCCGGTCCGCGACTCGGGCATGACCCGGGACAAGGCCATCGCCTTCGCCGAGGAGAAGGGCCTGCCGATCGACGTCAGCAAGAAGTCGCCTTACTCCATCGACCAGAACCTGTTCGGCCGGGCCGTGGAGACGGGCTTCCTGGAGGACATCTGGAACGGCCCGATCGAGGACGTCTACTCCTACACCGAGAACCCGGCCGAGCCGCGGGAGGCCGACGAGCTCGTCATCACCTTCACCGCGGGCGTGCCCACCGCGATCGACGGCAAGGAGCTCACCCCGCTGCAGATCATCGAGGAGATGAACCGGAGGGCGGGGGCCCAGGGCGTCGGCCGGATCGACATGGTCGAGGACCGGCTCGTCGGCATCAAGAGCCGCGAGGTCTACGAGGCCCCCGGCGCGATCGCGCTCATCGCCGCGCACCAGGAGCTGGAGAACGTCACCGTCGAGCGGGAGCTCGCCCGGTTCAAGCGGGGCGTGGACCAGCGCTGGGGCGAACTCGTCTACGACGGCCTGTGGTTCTCGCCGCTGAAGAAGGCCCTCGACGGCTTCGTCACCGAGGCCAACCAGCACGTCTCCGGCGACGTCCGGATGGTGCTGCACGGGGGCCGGGCCGTGGCCACCGGCCGGCGCAGCGAGGCCTCGCTCTACGACTACGAGCTCGCCACCTACGACACCGGCGACAGGTACGACCAGAGCCTGGCCCGGGGCTTCATCGACGTGTGGAGCATGCCGGCCAAGATCGCCAGCCTGCGCGACCAGAAGCTGGGCTGA
- a CDS encoding aminotransferase family protein, which translates to MNKVVQGPKFVVSEAQGVWLWDDNGDRYLDGTASLWYCNVGHGRAEIADAVHRQLGRLDAYAVYGDFANAPALELSERLASHAPVADPRVILTCGGGEAIDSAAKVARQYWAVRGRPERVHLISRTGGYHGLNGFGTSIIGMDRFRTGYGPLVTDTSVVAHDSIEELEAEILRVGPERVAAFFAEPVIGAGGVYAPGPDYFARVAALCEYYGILFVVDSVICGFARLGNWFGIERWGVRPDMIVFAKGVTSGYLPLGGVIVSGAVAEPFWNEPGHPLHHGTTYAGHPTCCAAALANLDILEREDLFTASREIEVQLDSAVRTLATHPMVREVRSGVGVMAAVELTEEALAAGITTAEIFQESRARGVVLRAVPTALLISPPLVIAWEQIEHLVSTLRASLDAVAQRHVD; encoded by the coding sequence ATGAACAAGGTCGTTCAGGGACCCAAGTTCGTGGTGTCGGAGGCCCAGGGCGTCTGGCTCTGGGACGACAACGGTGACCGCTACCTCGACGGCACCGCCAGTCTCTGGTATTGCAACGTGGGGCATGGGCGCGCCGAGATCGCCGATGCCGTCCACCGCCAGCTCGGCAGGCTCGACGCCTACGCCGTGTACGGCGACTTCGCCAACGCGCCGGCGCTGGAGCTCAGCGAGCGGCTGGCCTCCCACGCGCCGGTGGCCGATCCGCGCGTCATCCTCACCTGCGGCGGGGGAGAGGCGATCGACTCCGCGGCCAAGGTCGCCCGGCAGTACTGGGCGGTCCGGGGACGGCCCGAACGGGTCCACCTGATCAGCCGCACCGGGGGCTACCACGGCCTCAACGGCTTCGGCACCAGCATCATCGGCATGGACCGGTTCCGCACCGGCTACGGCCCGCTGGTCACCGACACCTCCGTTGTCGCCCACGACTCGATCGAGGAACTGGAGGCGGAGATCCTGCGGGTCGGGCCGGAGCGCGTCGCGGCGTTCTTCGCCGAACCGGTCATCGGCGCGGGCGGGGTGTACGCACCGGGCCCCGACTACTTCGCGCGGGTGGCGGCCCTGTGCGAGTACTACGGGATCCTGTTCGTCGTCGACAGCGTCATCTGCGGCTTCGCCCGCCTGGGCAACTGGTTCGGCATCGAGCGCTGGGGCGTGCGCCCGGACATGATCGTCTTCGCCAAGGGCGTCACCAGCGGCTACCTCCCCCTCGGCGGCGTCATCGTCAGCGGGGCGGTGGCCGAGCCGTTCTGGAACGAGCCCGGGCACCCCCTGCACCACGGGACGACCTACGCCGGGCACCCGACCTGCTGCGCCGCGGCCCTGGCCAACCTCGACATCCTGGAGCGCGAGGACCTGTTCACGGCCAGCAGGGAGATCGAGGTGCAACTCGACTCGGCCGTGCGCACGCTGGCCACGCACCCGATGGTGCGCGAGGTCCGCTCGGGCGTCGGCGTGATGGCCGCGGTGGAGCTCACCGAGGAGGCGCTCGCCGCGGGGATCACGACGGCGGAGATCTTCCAGGAGAGCCGGGCCCGCGGCGTGGTGCTGCGGGCGGTCCCCACGGCGCTGCTGATCTCGCCGCCCCTGGTGATCGCCTGGGAGCAGATCGAACACCTGGTGTCCACGCTCCGGGCCAGCCTGGACGCGGTGGCCCAGCGCCACGTCGACTGA
- the argJ gene encoding bifunctional glutamate N-acetyltransferase/amino-acid acetyltransferase ArgJ, translated as MSVTAPRGFRAAGVAAGLKADGARDVAVVINDGPSRAAAGVFTRNRIKAAPVLWSEQVLRGGRVRAVVLNAGGANACTGAPGFQDAHTTAERVAEALEDSAAEVAICSTGLIGERLPMPELLAGADEAIGTAARDGGLAAADAIRTTDSVAKIAFKRGSGYTIGGMAKGAGMLAPSLATMLAVLTTDADLTAEQCDRLLRRATAVTFDRIDSDGCISTNDTVLLLASGAAGTVPDEADFAALLTEICDDLARQLVNDAEGASKTIAIEVVGAAGEDDALTAARAVARNNLFKCAVYGEDPNWGRVLAAVGTTDAEFDPDQVNVAINGVWICRGGAVGDDRSKVDLKPREVTVTVDLSAGSDAATVWTTDLTVEYVHENSAYST; from the coding sequence GTGAGTGTCACCGCTCCCCGCGGTTTCCGAGCCGCCGGCGTCGCCGCCGGTCTCAAGGCCGACGGCGCGCGCGACGTCGCCGTCGTCATCAACGACGGCCCCTCGCGCGCCGCCGCCGGGGTCTTCACCCGCAACCGGATCAAGGCGGCCCCGGTCCTGTGGTCCGAACAGGTCCTGCGCGGCGGCCGGGTCCGCGCGGTCGTCCTCAACGCCGGCGGCGCCAACGCCTGCACCGGCGCGCCGGGCTTCCAGGACGCCCACACCACGGCCGAGCGCGTCGCCGAGGCGCTGGAGGACTCCGCGGCCGAGGTCGCGATCTGCTCCACCGGCCTCATCGGCGAACGGCTGCCGATGCCGGAGCTGCTGGCCGGCGCCGACGAGGCGATCGGCACGGCCGCGCGCGACGGCGGCCTCGCCGCCGCCGACGCCATCCGCACCACCGACAGCGTCGCCAAGATCGCGTTCAAGCGCGGATCCGGCTACACCATCGGCGGCATGGCCAAGGGCGCGGGCATGCTCGCCCCCTCCCTGGCCACGATGCTGGCGGTGCTCACCACCGACGCCGATCTCACGGCCGAGCAGTGCGACCGCCTGCTGCGGCGCGCCACGGCCGTCACCTTCGACCGGATCGACTCCGACGGCTGCATCTCCACCAACGACACCGTGCTGCTGCTGGCCAGCGGCGCCGCCGGGACCGTCCCCGACGAGGCGGACTTCGCGGCGCTGCTCACCGAGATCTGCGACGACCTCGCCCGCCAACTGGTCAACGACGCCGAAGGCGCGTCCAAGACCATCGCCATCGAGGTCGTCGGGGCGGCCGGCGAGGACGACGCCCTCACCGCGGCCCGCGCCGTCGCCCGCAACAACCTGTTCAAATGCGCCGTCTACGGCGAGGACCCCAACTGGGGGCGGGTGCTGGCCGCGGTGGGCACCACCGACGCCGAATTCGACCCCGACCAGGTCAACGTCGCGATCAACGGCGTGTGGATCTGCCGGGGCGGCGCGGTGGGCGACGACCGCTCCAAGGTCGACCTGAAGCCCCGGGAGGTCACCGTCACCGTCGACCTGTCCGCCGGCAGCGACGCCGCCACCGTGTGGACCACCGATCTGACCGTCGAATACGTCCACGAGAACTCGGCCTACAGCACATGA
- the argC gene encoding N-acetyl-gamma-glutamyl-phosphate reductase: MGRTAAVAGASGYAGGELLRILLAHPGIEIGALTAGGSAGTRLGEHQPHLLPLADRILAETSVDNLAGHDVVFLALPHGRSAAIAEQLGDDVLVVDCGADFRLADSAAWERFYGSPHAGTWPYGLPELPGGREALAGARRIAVPGCHVTTATLALAPAFDADIAEPDVVVVAVTGTSGAGKAPKPHLIGSEVMGSAGPYGVGGAHRHNPEIVQNLSGVAGTPVTLSFTPVLAPMSRGILATCTAPLKPGVTVQAARTTYERRLSAEPFVHLLPEGTWPTTAMTLGANTALVQVTVDEAANRLVAIAAIDNLTKGTAGGAVQSANIALGLPETTGLPLTGVAP; this comes from the coding sequence ATGGGACGGACAGCGGCGGTCGCCGGTGCCAGCGGTTATGCCGGGGGCGAGCTGCTGCGCATCCTGCTCGCCCACCCCGGCATCGAGATCGGGGCGCTGACCGCGGGGGGCAGCGCGGGCACCCGTCTGGGGGAGCACCAGCCGCACCTGCTGCCGCTGGCCGACCGGATCCTGGCCGAGACCAGCGTCGACAACCTCGCGGGGCACGACGTCGTCTTCCTGGCGCTGCCGCACGGGCGCTCCGCCGCCATCGCCGAGCAGCTCGGCGACGACGTCCTCGTCGTCGACTGCGGCGCCGACTTCCGGCTCGCCGACTCCGCCGCATGGGAGAGGTTCTACGGCTCGCCGCACGCCGGCACCTGGCCCTACGGACTTCCCGAGCTCCCCGGCGGGCGGGAGGCGCTGGCCGGAGCCAGGCGGATCGCGGTGCCCGGCTGCCACGTGACCACCGCCACGCTCGCCCTCGCCCCCGCGTTCGACGCCGACATCGCCGAACCCGATGTGGTCGTGGTGGCGGTCACCGGCACCTCCGGCGCGGGCAAGGCGCCCAAGCCGCATCTGATCGGCAGCGAGGTCATGGGGTCGGCCGGCCCCTACGGCGTCGGCGGCGCGCACCGGCACAACCCCGAGATCGTCCAGAACCTGTCCGGCGTCGCCGGAACCCCCGTCACCCTGTCCTTCACCCCGGTGCTGGCGCCCATGTCGCGCGGCATCCTCGCCACCTGTACGGCTCCGCTCAAGCCCGGTGTCACCGTTCAGGCCGCCAGAACGACCTACGAGCGACGACTCTCGGCCGAGCCCTTCGTGCACCTGCTGCCCGAGGGGACTTGGCCGACCACGGCGATGACGCTGGGCGCCAACACCGCGCTGGTCCAGGTCACCGTCGATGAGGCCGCGAACCGGCTGGTCGCGATCGCCGCCATCGACAACCTGACCAAGGGCACCGCGGGAGGCGCCGTCCAGAGCGCGAACATCGCGCTCGGGCTGCCCGAAACCACCGGACTTCCCCTGACAGGAGTCGCACCGTGA
- the argB gene encoding acetylglutamate kinase — MNSRIDALDKANTLIEALPWLSRFHGKTVVVKYGGNAMTDPDLRARFAENIVFLRYAGLRPVVVHGGGPQISAHLDRLGVQTSFTAGLRVTTPETMDIVRMVLVGQVNREIVGLVNAHGPFAIGMSGEDAHLFTAERKPAIVDGTPVDIGMVGEVVEVQPGAVRTLLDDGRIPVVSSVARSDEGVYNVNADTAAAALAAALDASKLIVLTDVEGLYADYPANTELISRLTVGELEELLPELSSGMVPKMEACLRAVRGGVPQAHVIDGRVPNAMLLEVFTNEGIGTMVVDEILEAGKLGRPEGIHGEER, encoded by the coding sequence ATGAACTCGCGAATCGACGCCCTCGACAAGGCGAACACGCTCATCGAAGCCCTGCCGTGGCTGAGCCGCTTCCACGGCAAGACCGTCGTGGTCAAGTACGGCGGCAACGCCATGACCGACCCCGACCTGCGCGCCCGCTTCGCCGAGAACATCGTGTTCCTGCGCTACGCCGGACTGCGCCCGGTCGTCGTGCACGGCGGCGGCCCGCAGATCAGCGCCCACCTGGACCGGCTCGGCGTGCAGACCTCCTTCACCGCGGGGCTGCGCGTCACCACGCCCGAGACGATGGACATCGTCCGGATGGTCCTGGTCGGCCAGGTCAACCGCGAGATCGTCGGCCTGGTCAACGCCCACGGCCCGTTCGCCATCGGCATGTCCGGCGAGGACGCCCACCTGTTCACCGCCGAGCGCAAGCCGGCCATCGTCGACGGCACGCCCGTGGACATCGGCATGGTCGGCGAGGTCGTCGAGGTGCAGCCCGGCGCGGTGCGCACGCTCCTGGACGACGGGCGCATCCCGGTCGTCTCCAGCGTCGCCCGCTCCGACGAGGGCGTCTACAACGTCAACGCCGACACCGCGGCCGCGGCCCTGGCCGCGGCGCTGGACGCGAGCAAGCTCATCGTGCTGACCGACGTCGAGGGCCTCTACGCCGACTACCCGGCCAACACCGAGCTGATCAGCCGGCTCACCGTCGGCGAACTGGAGGAGCTGCTGCCGGAGCTGTCCTCCGGCATGGTGCCCAAGATGGAGGCGTGCCTGCGGGCCGTGCGCGGCGGCGTGCCCCAGGCCCACGTGATCGACGGCCGCGTCCCCAACGCGATGCTGCTGGAGGTCTTCACCAACGAGGGCATCGGCACGATGGTGGTGGACGAGATCCTCGAAGCCGGCAAGCTGGGCCGGCCCGAAGGCATCCACGGAGAGGAGCGGTGA
- a CDS encoding arginine repressor, which produces MTGRSTDLHRTGAQEDPAPPGGDGERPAPADDGTAVPVALTKTARHARITEVLTKNDVRSQSELAKLLADSGVQVTQATLSRDLDELGAVKLRTVDGSLVYVLPGEGGERLQRARPDTLDLEHVTNARMSRLAEDLLVSAEASANMVIVRTPPGAAQYLASAIDHTDVHAILGTIAGDDTILVIARDPQGGEELASALLRLADRRP; this is translated from the coding sequence ATGACCGGCCGTTCCACCGATCTGCACCGGACCGGGGCCCAGGAGGACCCCGCGCCGCCCGGTGGAGACGGGGAGCGGCCGGCACCGGCCGACGACGGCACCGCGGTCCCCGTCGCCCTGACCAAGACCGCGCGCCACGCCCGCATCACCGAGGTGCTGACGAAGAACGACGTCCGCTCCCAGAGTGAGCTGGCCAAGCTGCTCGCCGACTCCGGGGTCCAGGTCACCCAGGCCACGCTCTCGCGCGACCTGGACGAACTGGGGGCGGTCAAGCTGCGCACCGTCGACGGCAGCCTCGTCTACGTCCTGCCCGGGGAAGGCGGTGAGCGCCTCCAGCGGGCGCGCCCCGACACCCTGGATCTGGAGCACGTGACCAACGCACGCATGAGTCGTCTCGCCGAGGACCTGCTGGTCTCCGCTGAAGCGTCGGCCAACATGGTCATCGTCCGCACCCCTCCGGGGGCGGCCCAGTACCTGGCCTCGGCGATCGACCACACCGACGTCCACGCCATCCTGGGCACCATCGCGGGCGACGACACCATCCTGGTGATCGCCCGCGACCCCCAGGGCGGCGAGGAGCTGGCATCGGCGCTGCTGCGGCTGGCCGACCGGCGCCCCTGA